Proteins encoded together in one Bacillota bacterium window:
- the hslV gene encoding ATP-dependent protease subunit HslV codes for MTFKGTTVVAVKRDGSVALAGDGQVGLGEGIIVKRDAVKLRRLYKDRVVAGFAGSVADAFALFERFEGKLEESQGNLRRAAVQLAKDWRTDRYLRRLEALLVVADREAVLLISGGGEVIEPDDGIIAVGSGGAFALAAARALARHTALPAADIAREALLIASQICVHTNDRITVEKV; via the coding sequence TTGACATTTAAAGGCACCACCGTTGTCGCCGTAAAGAGGGACGGTTCGGTGGCCCTGGCCGGTGACGGGCAGGTCGGACTGGGCGAGGGAATCATCGTCAAGCGTGACGCCGTAAAACTGCGGCGTCTGTACAAGGACCGGGTGGTGGCCGGTTTCGCCGGGAGCGTGGCCGACGCGTTCGCCCTGTTTGAGCGTTTCGAGGGAAAGCTGGAGGAATCCCAGGGCAACCTGCGCCGGGCGGCCGTGCAGTTGGCGAAGGACTGGCGCACCGACAGGTACCTGCGGCGCCTGGAGGCGTTGCTCGTCGTGGCGGACCGGGAGGCTGTGCTGCTGATTTCCGGTGGTGGCGAGGTCATCGAGCCGGACGACGGGATTATCGCCGTCGGTTCCGGGGGAGCTTTCGCGCTGGCCGCGGCCCGGGCCCTGGCCCGGCACACCGCGTTGCCGGCGGCCGACATCGCCCGCGAAGCCCTTTTGATTGCGTCCCAGATCTGCGTGCACACCAACGACCGGATCACAGTGGAAAAAGTCTAA
- the rpsB gene encoding 30S ribosomal protein S2 has protein sequence MAIVTMKQLLEAGVHFGHQTRRWNPKMAPYIFTDRNGIYIIDLQKTVRKIEEAYNFVKQIVSEGQAVLFVGTKKQAQLTVVEEAERCGMFYVNQRWLGGMLTNFQTIRRRIDRLKELERKQAEGRFEVLPKKEVAELMHEKHRLEKYLKGIKDMSKLPGALFVIDPRKERIAVAEARKLGIPIVAIVDTNCDPDEVDYIIPGNDDAIRAVRLLTSRMADAVLEGRQGEQPAPEPDRGVVAEARA, from the coding sequence GTGGCGATTGTGACCATGAAGCAGTTGCTTGAGGCCGGGGTGCATTTTGGCCACCAGACCCGCAGGTGGAATCCCAAAATGGCCCCTTATATTTTCACGGACCGGAACGGCATCTACATCATTGACCTGCAAAAGACGGTCCGCAAGATTGAAGAGGCCTACAACTTCGTTAAGCAGATCGTGTCCGAAGGGCAAGCGGTGCTGTTTGTGGGCACCAAGAAGCAGGCCCAGTTGACGGTGGTGGAGGAGGCCGAGCGGTGCGGGATGTTCTATGTAAACCAGCGCTGGCTGGGCGGCATGCTGACCAATTTTCAGACCATCCGGCGCCGGATTGACCGGTTGAAGGAACTGGAGAGGAAACAGGCCGAGGGCCGTTTCGAGGTGCTCCCGAAGAAAGAAGTGGCCGAACTCATGCACGAGAAACACCGTCTGGAGAAGTATCTTAAGGGCATCAAGGACATGAGCAAGCTTCCGGGCGCGCTTTTCGTAATTGATCCGCGCAAAGAGCGGATTGCGGTAGCCGAGGCCCGCAAGCTGGGTATTCCGATCGTGGCCATTGTGGACACGAACTGTGACCCGGACGAGGTCGACTACATTATCCCGGGCAACGACGACGCGATCCGGGCCGTGCGACTTCTAACCAGCCGGATGGCCGACGCGGTGCTGGAAGGGCGCCAGGGAGAACAGCCGGCCCCGGAACCCGACCGGGGAGTCGTGGCCGAAGCCCGGGCCTAA
- the tsf gene encoding translation elongation factor Ts: protein MEVSARLVKELRERTGSGMMDCKKALVETGGDLEKAVDYLREKGLAAAAKRAGRAASEGLIESYIHGAGRIGVLVEVNCETDFVAKTDEFRAFARDVAMQIAAARPEFVGREEVPAEALDRERRVLRAQALNEGKPEKIVDKMVEGRLDKFFRENCLLEQPFIKNPDIDVQDVLKETVARLGENIVIKRFARFQLGEGADE, encoded by the coding sequence GTGGAAGTGTCGGCAAGGCTGGTAAAAGAACTCCGCGAGCGTACCGGCTCGGGAATGATGGACTGCAAGAAAGCCCTGGTGGAAACCGGCGGAGACCTGGAAAAGGCGGTTGACTATCTGCGGGAGAAAGGCCTCGCGGCGGCGGCCAAGAGAGCCGGCCGGGCGGCCTCCGAGGGCTTGATCGAGAGTTATATTCACGGTGCGGGCCGGATTGGCGTGCTGGTGGAGGTCAATTGCGAGACCGACTTCGTAGCCAAGACCGATGAGTTCCGGGCTTTTGCCCGGGACGTGGCCATGCAAATCGCGGCTGCCCGGCCGGAGTTTGTTGGGCGCGAGGAAGTGCCGGCCGAGGCGCTGGATAGAGAGCGGCGCGTCTTGCGGGCCCAGGCGCTGAACGAGGGCAAGCCGGAAAAGATCGTCGACAAGATGGTTGAGGGCCGCCTCGACAAGTTTTTCCGGGAGAACTGCCTTCTGGAGCAGCCGTTCATCAAGAATCCGGACATAGATGTACAGGATGTGCTTAAGGAAACCGTGGCCAGGTTGGGCGAAAATATCGTGATCAAGAGGTTTGCCAGGTTCCAGCTGGGCGAGGGGGCCGACGAATAG
- the codY gene encoding GTP-sensing pleiotropic transcriptional regulator CodY encodes MVTLLEKCRAINRILQKSAGYAVDYGEIAQVLCVNLRANAYILDEDGRILGAEFLDDFGCEVVRSMIYESGFPREYNEWLLGIPSTYANFCQTENACVFNAYEHCQYVNKVTTVVPIVGAGKRLGTLVLAKFGEEFTGDDLVLAEIGATVVGMEILRAQVGRMEEDIRKRTAVQVALGTLSYSELDAVRHIFKQLDGSEGLLVASKIADRAGITRSVIVNALRKFESAGVIESKSLGMKGTYIRVLNDRLLDELAKMKP; translated from the coding sequence CTGGTGACTCTGCTGGAAAAATGCCGGGCGATCAACAGGATTTTGCAGAAGTCGGCCGGCTACGCGGTGGACTACGGTGAAATTGCCCAGGTGCTGTGTGTCAACCTCCGGGCCAACGCCTATATCCTGGACGAGGACGGCCGGATTTTGGGAGCGGAGTTCCTGGACGATTTCGGTTGTGAGGTCGTCCGCAGCATGATTTACGAATCGGGGTTCCCCCGGGAGTACAACGAATGGCTGCTGGGGATTCCCTCGACGTACGCCAATTTCTGCCAGACCGAAAACGCCTGCGTTTTCAACGCCTACGAACACTGCCAGTACGTGAACAAGGTGACTACGGTGGTGCCCATCGTGGGCGCCGGAAAGCGTCTGGGGACCTTGGTCCTGGCCAAATTCGGCGAGGAGTTTACCGGTGACGATTTGGTGCTGGCCGAAATCGGGGCAACGGTGGTGGGTATGGAAATCCTGCGCGCCCAGGTGGGCCGGATGGAAGAGGATATTCGGAAGCGGACCGCCGTACAGGTCGCGCTGGGTACCCTCTCCTATTCGGAACTGGACGCGGTGCGGCATATTTTCAAGCAACTCGACGGCAGCGAAGGCCTCCTGGTAGCCAGCAAGATCGCCGACCGGGCCGGCATCACCCGTTCGGTGATCGTAAACGCCCTGCGCAAGTTCGAGAGCGCGGGCGTTATTGAGTCCAAGTCCCTGGGAATGAAGGGTACCTATATCCGGGTGCTCAATGACCGTTTACTCGACGAACTGGCGAAGATGAAGCCTTAA
- a CDS encoding isoprenyl transferase, with the protein MGRDGSAEEKTLVQMLDRERIPAHVAVIMDGNGRWAQKRGLPRAAGHRAGAEALREVVRFAAELGVRYLTAYTFSTENWKRPRAEVDGLMSLLVEYIYKELEEMHGQGVCLRTIGRPEELPPDAGAALAEAVSRTRDNSRIIVNLALNYGGRRELVDMARRLGEAIRAGRLDPGDIDEKTVEAALYTAGIPDPDLLIRPSGEFRISNFMLWQLAYTEFWVTPVLWPDFARVHLVQALVEFQRRDRRYGGLNV; encoded by the coding sequence GTGGGGCGGGACGGATCGGCCGAGGAAAAGACTTTGGTGCAGATGCTGGACCGGGAGCGGATACCTGCTCACGTGGCGGTAATTATGGACGGCAACGGCCGGTGGGCCCAGAAGCGCGGACTTCCCAGGGCCGCAGGCCACCGGGCCGGGGCGGAGGCCTTGAGGGAAGTGGTCCGGTTTGCCGCTGAACTGGGGGTGCGCTATCTCACGGCGTACACTTTCTCCACCGAGAACTGGAAACGCCCGCGTGCCGAAGTTGACGGCCTGATGTCTTTGCTGGTGGAATACATCTACAAGGAACTGGAGGAAATGCACGGCCAGGGGGTCTGCCTGCGGACGATCGGCCGCCCGGAGGAGTTGCCGCCGGATGCCGGAGCGGCCCTCGCGGAAGCCGTGTCCCGGACGCGGGACAACTCGCGGATCATTGTAAACCTGGCGCTGAACTACGGGGGCCGCCGGGAACTGGTGGACATGGCCCGCAGGCTGGGCGAGGCAATCAGGGCGGGACGGCTTGACCCCGGGGACATTGACGAAAAAACGGTCGAGGCCGCCCTGTACACGGCCGGGATTCCCGATCCCGACCTGTTGATCCGGCCGTCCGGCGAATTTCGGATCAGCAACTTTATGCTCTGGCAACTGGCGTATACCGAGTTCTGGGTGACGCCGGTCCTCTGGCCCGACTTCGCGCGGGTGCACCTGGTCCAGGCCCTGGTGGAGTTTCAGCGCCGCGACCGGCGCTACGGGGGCCTGAACGTTTAA
- the frr gene encoding ribosome recycling factor, which yields MRELLESAELNMMKTIEVLDKEFASLRAGRATPALLDRIGVDYYGSPTPINQLATVSVPEARLLVIQPWDKSAIGEIERAILKSDLGITPSSDGNIIRLAVPQLTEERRRDLVKFLKKRGEEAKVAVRNIRRDVIERLKALQKEGGGVSEDDLRREQDEAQKLTDRYTKEVDRIVAAKEKEVMEI from the coding sequence ATGCGCGAACTACTGGAATCAGCCGAACTCAACATGATGAAAACGATTGAAGTGCTCGATAAGGAATTTGCCTCCTTGCGGGCCGGACGGGCCACGCCGGCCCTTTTGGACCGGATCGGCGTCGACTACTACGGATCGCCGACGCCCATAAACCAACTGGCGACGGTTTCGGTTCCGGAGGCGCGCCTGCTGGTGATCCAACCATGGGACAAAAGCGCCATCGGCGAGATCGAGCGGGCGATTCTAAAATCGGATCTGGGGATCACCCCCTCGTCCGATGGGAACATTATTCGTCTGGCTGTGCCCCAATTGACCGAAGAACGGCGCCGGGACCTGGTGAAGTTCTTGAAAAAGCGGGGCGAGGAGGCCAAAGTGGCCGTGCGGAACATCCGCCGGGACGTCATTGAGCGCCTTAAGGCGCTGCAGAAAGAAGGCGGGGGGGTCTCCGAAGACGACCTGCGCCGGGAGCAGGACGAAGCCCAGAAGCTGACCGACCGTTACACCAAGGAAGTCGACCGGATCGTCGCGGCCAAAGAGAAAGAGGTTATGGAGATCTGA
- the ytvI gene encoding sporulation integral membrane protein YtvI, with product MPPSERVQRIAWSAGALLLVTANLIVLGYITRYMLPIILPFLVALMISLLIEPLVRFLQERLRFPRPAAAIGVLLVLLAAVGAVLTAATLRLVAELQHLSSLLPHHIAHFRNTFDRLIDEAVTIYGRLSPAAVSYIDGLIASAGEGLEGLLTGALGTSLELLAAVPLIIIVTIITFVATYFFSRDSEKLREAWIRAIPEPWGIKSLLIVREGFGAFIRFFRAQCVLVGITMAITTTGLLIIGTPYAVSIGIVTGIFDLIPMLGPTAIFVPWIVWCVLTGSYSLAMKLFILYAILFIVRSSLEAKVVAKSLGLHPLAVLVAMYVGLKVMGILGLILGPILVVVVQGAIMAGRHAREASV from the coding sequence ATGCCGCCTTCGGAGCGGGTGCAGCGGATTGCCTGGAGCGCGGGCGCGTTGTTGCTGGTGACGGCGAACCTGATCGTCTTGGGTTACATCACCCGGTACATGTTGCCTATCATCCTGCCGTTCCTGGTGGCGTTGATGATCAGCCTGCTGATCGAACCGTTGGTGCGGTTCCTGCAGGAACGGCTCCGCTTTCCACGCCCGGCAGCCGCCATTGGAGTGCTCCTGGTGCTGCTGGCCGCGGTCGGGGCCGTGCTGACGGCGGCGACCCTGCGGCTGGTGGCCGAACTGCAACACCTGTCTTCGTTGTTGCCTCATCACATCGCCCATTTTCGGAACACTTTTGACCGGCTGATCGATGAGGCGGTGACTATTTACGGACGCTTGTCCCCGGCCGCGGTGAGCTACATCGACGGCCTAATCGCTTCGGCGGGCGAGGGCCTGGAAGGGCTTCTGACGGGTGCGCTGGGCACTTCACTCGAGCTGTTGGCGGCCGTGCCGCTGATCATCATCGTGACCATCATCACCTTCGTGGCTACCTATTTTTTCAGCCGGGACAGCGAAAAGCTCCGCGAAGCGTGGATCCGGGCGATTCCGGAACCCTGGGGCATCAAGAGTCTTCTGATCGTGCGCGAGGGCTTCGGGGCGTTCATCCGGTTTTTCCGGGCCCAGTGCGTACTGGTGGGCATCACCATGGCGATCACCACCACCGGGCTCCTGATCATCGGCACGCCGTACGCCGTGTCGATCGGCATCGTCACGGGTATCTTCGACCTTATTCCGATGCTGGGTCCGACCGCCATCTTCGTGCCCTGGATTGTTTGGTGCGTGCTGACCGGTTCCTATTCGCTGGCGATGAAACTGTTCATTCTGTACGCGATCCTGTTTATCGTCCGGTCTTCCCTGGAGGCCAAAGTGGTGGCTAAGAGCTTGGGTCTTCACCCGCTGGCCGTACTGGTGGCGATGTACGTCGGGCTCAAAGTAATGGGCATACTTGGGTTAATCCTGGGTCCGATCCTGGTGGTGGTGGTGCAGGGTGCGATTATGGCCGGGAGACACGCGCGCGAAGCGAGTGTGTAG
- a CDS encoding tyrosine recombinase XerC — protein MYHLIDGFVAYLQAERQASPRTITAYQEDLFAGLDYFARRRGKADAALTAHEIDLKLFRGYLAHLGQSGLARSTIARKVAAWRSFFRYLVREDAVPASPLAGLSAPRLKKRLPEVLYPEEVGKLVDVPDESPRGLRDRAILEVLYAGGLRVSELVGLDLADLDLKAAHVRVLGKGNRERLLPLGGYACAALGRYLDEGRPKLLGPKKTGEALFLNHRGERLTDRGARLVFTNHLKLLAPDQQAGPHLLRHCFATHLLEAGADLRAVQELLGHARLSTTQIYTRVSADRLQEVYRRAHPRGRSRRD, from the coding sequence GTGTACCACTTAATTGACGGTTTTGTGGCCTACCTGCAGGCGGAGCGTCAGGCCTCACCCCGCACCATCACCGCCTACCAGGAGGACCTTTTCGCCGGGCTCGACTACTTCGCGCGCCGCCGGGGAAAAGCAGATGCCGCGCTCACAGCACACGAGATCGACCTGAAGCTCTTCAGGGGTTACCTGGCGCACCTCGGGCAATCCGGTCTCGCCCGGAGCACCATAGCGCGGAAGGTGGCAGCCTGGCGTTCTTTTTTCCGCTACCTGGTCCGGGAAGACGCCGTCCCGGCGAGTCCCCTCGCCGGGTTGTCCGCACCTCGTCTGAAGAAGCGGCTGCCGGAAGTCCTATACCCGGAGGAGGTCGGCAAGCTTGTAGACGTGCCGGACGAAAGCCCACGGGGCTTGCGCGACCGCGCCATTTTAGAAGTGTTGTACGCCGGGGGGCTCCGGGTATCTGAACTGGTGGGGCTCGACCTGGCCGACCTGGACCTAAAAGCAGCCCACGTGCGGGTGCTGGGAAAAGGGAACCGGGAGAGGCTCTTACCTTTGGGCGGATACGCGTGTGCGGCCTTGGGGCGGTACCTGGACGAAGGCCGGCCGAAGCTTCTTGGTCCAAAGAAGACAGGCGAGGCGCTCTTTTTGAATCACCGGGGCGAGAGGCTGACTGACCGGGGCGCGCGGCTTGTTTTCACCAACCACCTGAAGCTTTTGGCACCTGACCAACAGGCCGGGCCCCACCTGCTCCGGCACTGCTTCGCGACTCACCTCCTGGAGGCGGGCGCGGATTTGCGCGCCGTCCAGGAACTCCTGGGCCACGCCCGCCTGTCGACCACCCAGATCTACACCCGGGTTTCGGCCGACCGTCTGCAGGAAGTATACCGGCGGGCGCATCCCCGCGGACGGAGCCGCAGGGACTGA
- the hslU gene encoding ATP-dependent protease ATPase subunit HslU — MTVELTPRQTVAELDKYIVGQDEAKRAVAVALRNRYRRARLPDDLREEVMPKNILMIGPTGVGKTEIARRLARLVNAPFVKVEATKFTEVGYVGRDVDSMVRDLVETSVRMVRSERLAAVEAEAARLAQERIIELLAPFPPHDTGGRNPLEMLLGTVRPDPETDDRHKQRLRRVEFERETLRAKLERGELENEHLEIEVEDRPMSTMELFSGQGVEEMGINLHDMLGHIFPKKKKLRKVTVAEARKILTQQEAQKLVDNEEVVTEGIRCAEESGIIFLDEIDKIAGREAGAGPDVSRGGVQRDILPIIEGSTVVTKYGPARTDHMLFIAAGAFHMSRPSDLIPELQGRFPIRVELKNLTEEDFLQILTEPQNALIKQYTALLATEDIKLEFSKYSLVEIAKIAYTVNDQTENIGARRLFTVLERLLEEISFAAPDIEDKNVFIDEHYVREKLSEIVRREDLSRYIL, encoded by the coding sequence ATGACCGTGGAACTGACACCCCGGCAGACCGTGGCCGAACTGGACAAGTATATCGTCGGCCAGGACGAAGCGAAGAGAGCGGTGGCGGTCGCTTTGCGGAACCGCTACCGGCGGGCGCGGCTCCCGGACGATCTTCGCGAAGAGGTAATGCCCAAGAATATCCTCATGATCGGACCGACCGGGGTGGGCAAGACGGAAATCGCCCGGCGGCTGGCCCGCCTGGTCAACGCCCCGTTTGTGAAGGTGGAGGCGACGAAGTTCACCGAGGTGGGTTATGTGGGCCGGGACGTCGACAGTATGGTGCGCGACCTGGTGGAAACATCCGTCCGCATGGTCCGGTCCGAGCGTTTGGCCGCAGTGGAGGCAGAAGCCGCCCGGTTGGCGCAGGAGCGGATCATTGAACTTCTGGCGCCCTTTCCACCCCACGACACGGGCGGGCGCAACCCCCTGGAGATGTTGTTGGGAACCGTTCGTCCGGATCCGGAGACGGACGACCGGCACAAGCAGCGGCTGCGCCGGGTGGAGTTCGAGCGGGAAACCCTGCGGGCGAAACTGGAACGCGGGGAGCTGGAGAACGAGCACCTGGAGATCGAGGTCGAGGACCGTCCGATGTCGACCATGGAGCTTTTCTCCGGCCAGGGTGTCGAGGAGATGGGCATCAACTTGCACGACATGCTGGGCCACATCTTTCCGAAGAAGAAGAAACTACGCAAAGTGACCGTAGCGGAAGCCCGGAAGATCCTGACCCAGCAGGAAGCTCAGAAGCTGGTGGACAACGAGGAAGTGGTGACCGAGGGTATCCGGTGCGCTGAGGAATCCGGGATTATTTTTCTGGACGAGATCGACAAGATCGCCGGGCGGGAGGCCGGCGCCGGGCCCGACGTATCAAGGGGAGGCGTGCAGCGTGATATTCTCCCGATCATCGAGGGTTCCACCGTGGTGACCAAGTACGGCCCGGCCAGGACCGACCACATGCTATTCATCGCCGCCGGCGCTTTTCACATGTCGCGGCCCTCCGACCTGATTCCCGAACTGCAGGGCCGTTTTCCAATCCGGGTGGAACTCAAGAATCTCACCGAAGAGGACTTCCTGCAGATCCTGACGGAGCCCCAGAACGCTTTAATCAAGCAATACACCGCATTGTTGGCCACGGAGGACATTAAGCTCGAATTTTCTAAATATTCTCTTGTCGAGATTGCGAAAATCGCTTATACTGTTAATGATCAGACGGAGAATATCGGTGCCCGCAGGCTTTTTACCGTGCTCGAGAGACTCCTGGAGGAAATATCGTTTGCCGCCCCAGATATTGAGGACAAAAACGTGTTCATCGATGAGCACTACGTCCGGGAAAAACTAAGCGAAATTGTACGCCGTGAGGACTTGAGCCGCTATATTCTTTAG
- a CDS encoding phosphatidate cytidylyltransferase, whose amino-acid sequence MAARVLTALLGAPLLLLAAWLGGVYLLAAVAVLVLLAQYELVRLIGDLAPHRGLVFAGGLILVAAAYFSPGRFPDAALFALLLLYLGAFVFFFPRFAPGSLAGTLLAAVYPGLLSYLYLLRALPDGWQWLLFVFAVTWAFDIFGYFTGLAFGRTRMTPNLSPKKTVEGLVGGILAATAAAAAAGYLIAGAPDWTFILVGFLIGAAAQAGDLAASALKRFAGVKDAGRLLPGHGGVLDRFDSVLFSAPLGYYLIQWLIIQ is encoded by the coding sequence ATGGCGGCCAGGGTTCTTACCGCCTTGCTCGGCGCACCCCTTTTGCTGTTGGCCGCCTGGCTGGGCGGGGTCTACCTGCTTGCCGCCGTGGCTGTGCTGGTGCTTCTGGCCCAATATGAGCTGGTGCGCTTGATTGGGGACTTGGCCCCGCACCGGGGGCTGGTTTTCGCCGGGGGGCTGATTCTGGTGGCGGCGGCCTATTTCAGCCCGGGCCGGTTCCCTGACGCCGCGCTGTTCGCCCTGTTGCTGCTCTACCTGGGAGCCTTCGTTTTCTTTTTTCCGCGTTTTGCACCCGGATCACTGGCCGGCACCCTGCTGGCCGCGGTCTACCCGGGATTGCTGTCGTACCTCTATCTACTGCGGGCCCTGCCGGACGGTTGGCAGTGGCTGTTGTTCGTATTCGCCGTCACCTGGGCGTTCGACATTTTTGGCTACTTTACTGGGCTGGCCTTCGGCCGCACCCGGATGACGCCCAACCTGAGCCCGAAGAAAACGGTCGAGGGCCTGGTCGGCGGAATCCTGGCCGCCACGGCGGCGGCGGCCGCCGCCGGCTATTTGATCGCCGGTGCGCCGGACTGGACTTTCATCCTGGTTGGCTTTTTGATCGGCGCTGCGGCGCAGGCCGGCGACCTGGCGGCCTCGGCTTTGAAGCGCTTCGCCGGGGTCAAGGATGCGGGGCGTCTGCTCCCCGGCCACGGGGGCGTGCTGGACCGGTTCGACAGTGTCCTTTTCAGCGCGCCGCTGGGCTATTACCTGATTCAGTGGCTGATTATCCAGTGA
- a CDS encoding 1-deoxy-D-xylulose-5-phosphate reductoisomerase gives MPKRVAVLGSTGSIGRQALDVVRSHPEKLKVVGLAAGRNWELLAEQAAEFAPEVVSVWSADDAARVRVRLGDRTEVHAGEPGLNAVAGWPAADIVLVAVTGTAGLVPTVEAIQLGKDVALANKETLVVAGELVTELAFGMGARILPVDSEHSAVWQCIAHRRTEVAGIVLTASGGPFRRFSREELERVRPEDALRHPTWRMGPKITVDSATLMNKGLEIIEARWLFDVGYDQIEVVVHPESIVHGMARLRDKTVLACMGPPDMRLPIQYALSHPQRWETAQPALDFAALGALTFETPRRDLFPALDLAYQAGREGGTMPCVLNAANEVAASAFLAGRLAFTGIPKVVSAVMEQHEKKRRPGLKDILAADRWARETAAAAAAAAERVG, from the coding sequence ATGCCGAAGAGGGTTGCCGTTTTGGGCAGCACTGGTTCCATCGGCCGGCAGGCGCTGGACGTGGTGCGGAGCCACCCGGAAAAACTCAAAGTGGTGGGGCTGGCCGCCGGGCGGAACTGGGAGCTGCTGGCCGAGCAGGCGGCCGAATTCGCGCCGGAAGTGGTCTCCGTCTGGTCCGCTGACGACGCCGCGCGCGTTCGGGTGCGCCTGGGCGACCGGACCGAGGTGCACGCGGGCGAGCCGGGACTGAACGCCGTGGCTGGCTGGCCGGCGGCGGACATCGTGCTGGTGGCGGTCACCGGCACCGCCGGCCTCGTTCCGACCGTGGAAGCGATCCAACTGGGCAAGGACGTGGCGCTGGCCAACAAGGAGACGCTGGTGGTCGCCGGCGAGTTGGTCACCGAACTGGCCTTCGGGATGGGTGCGCGGATCCTGCCCGTGGACAGCGAGCATTCCGCCGTCTGGCAATGCATCGCCCACCGGCGGACCGAGGTGGCGGGAATCGTCCTGACGGCCTCCGGAGGCCCGTTTCGCCGTTTCTCCCGAGAGGAGCTGGAGCGGGTGCGGCCGGAGGACGCGCTCCGGCACCCGACCTGGCGGATGGGCCCCAAGATCACGGTGGATTCGGCGACGCTGATGAACAAAGGCCTGGAGATCATCGAGGCCCGGTGGCTGTTTGACGTGGGCTACGACCAGATCGAGGTCGTGGTGCATCCCGAGAGTATCGTCCACGGGATGGCGCGCTTGCGGGACAAAACGGTGCTGGCCTGCATGGGTCCCCCCGACATGCGGTTGCCCATCCAGTACGCCTTGAGCCATCCCCAGCGCTGGGAAACGGCGCAACCGGCTTTGGATTTCGCCGCCTTGGGGGCGCTTACCTTCGAAACGCCCCGCCGCGACCTCTTCCCGGCGCTGGACCTGGCCTACCAGGCCGGGCGCGAGGGCGGCACCATGCCCTGTGTGCTGAACGCCGCCAACGAGGTGGCGGCGTCGGCTTTTCTGGCGGGGCGCCTGGCCTTCACCGGCATCCCTAAGGTGGTGTCCGCCGTCATGGAACAACATGAAAAAAAGCGCCGCCCCGGACTAAAAGACATTCTGGCCGCCGACCGCTGGGCTCGGGAAACGGCCGCGGCGGCCGCGGCGGCCGCGGAAAGGGTTGGGTGA
- the pyrH gene encoding UMP kinase — protein MITPRYRRVVLKLSGEALAGEQGYGISPEVVLYIASEIKEVIQQFRVETAIVVGGGNIWRGVAGSAKGMDRATADYMGMLATVINSLALQDALEKTGVDTRVQVAIEMRAIAETYIRRRAIRHLEKGRVVIFAAGTGNPYFSTDTTAALRAAEIEAETILMAKRVDGVYDSDPLQNAAAKKLDRLTYIEMLNRGLGVMDATAASLCMENGIPVVVFSIYEPGNIKKAVLGENIGTFIGSEVECANYWNQPNST, from the coding sequence TTGATAACCCCCAGGTACCGGCGTGTGGTCCTCAAGCTGAGTGGTGAGGCCCTGGCTGGAGAACAGGGATACGGTATCAGCCCCGAGGTCGTGCTGTACATCGCCTCGGAAATCAAGGAAGTGATCCAGCAGTTCCGCGTGGAGACGGCCATCGTGGTCGGCGGCGGGAATATCTGGCGCGGGGTGGCCGGCAGCGCCAAGGGCATGGACCGGGCCACGGCCGACTATATGGGGATGCTGGCGACGGTGATCAACTCTCTGGCTCTTCAAGACGCCCTGGAGAAGACCGGCGTGGATACCAGGGTGCAGGTGGCCATCGAGATGCGGGCGATCGCTGAGACTTACATCCGGCGCCGGGCGATCCGGCATCTGGAAAAAGGGCGGGTTGTGATTTTCGCCGCCGGAACCGGCAATCCCTATTTTTCGACGGACACGACGGCCGCCCTGCGGGCGGCCGAAATCGAAGCCGAGACGATTCTGATGGCCAAGCGGGTGGACGGGGTATATGATTCCGACCCCCTGCAAAACGCCGCCGCCAAGAAGCTGGACCGGCTGACCTACATCGAGATGTTGAACCGGGGCCTGGGCGTGATGGACGCCACCGCTGCTTCGCTCTGTATGGAAAACGGCATCCCGGTTGTGGTTTTCAGCATCTACGAGCCCGGCAACATTAAGAAAGCCGTACTCGGAGAGAATATCGGGACTTTTATCGGGAGTGAGGTCGAATGCGCGAACTACTGGAATCAGCCGAACTCAACATGA